A genome region from Staphylococcus capitis subsp. capitis includes the following:
- a CDS encoding YoaK family protein, with protein sequence MIAISLDKYLTQNIHQFKEMAIALTFVGGYIDAYTFLERGGTLAAGQTGNLIFLASEVSHHNLDGGLLKIISVISFMIGVMFVSLIHAKIATRYWRLIALLPITMSSITVGFIPASIPNIYIIPPLAFSMAMLTTAFGKIEGEGYANTFSTGNLKKAVIALSEFIINKDKVQLSKSLLYIRIVISFVVGGYYICVTSKIYGSLYNFNSCIHFN encoded by the coding sequence GTGATAGCTATTTCATTAGACAAATATCTCACACAAAATATTCATCAATTTAAAGAGATGGCTATTGCATTGACATTTGTTGGTGGATATATAGATGCTTATACCTTTTTAGAACGTGGAGGCACTTTAGCAGCGGGTCAAACTGGTAACCTCATCTTTCTAGCTTCTGAAGTCTCTCATCATAACCTTGATGGTGGATTGTTAAAGATTATTTCAGTTATCTCATTTATGATAGGTGTCATGTTTGTTTCATTAATACATGCGAAAATAGCTACAAGATATTGGCGTCTTATCGCTTTACTACCAATCACAATGAGTAGCATCACAGTGGGTTTTATACCTGCATCAATACCGAACATCTATATTATTCCACCTTTAGCATTTAGTATGGCCATGCTTACTACTGCGTTTGGTAAAATAGAAGGTGAAGGATATGCTAACACATTTTCAACAGGTAATTTAAAAAAAGCTGTGATTGCGCTAAGTGAATTTATTATAAATAAAGACAAAGTACAATTGAGTAAATCATTGCTTTACATTAGAATAGTAATAAGTTTTGTTGTGGGGGGCTATTATATCTGCGTTACTTCAAAAATATATGGGAGTCTATACAATTTTAATAGCTGCATTCATTTTAATTAG